The following coding sequences lie in one Phalacrocorax aristotelis chromosome 2, bGulAri2.1, whole genome shotgun sequence genomic window:
- the ACKR2 gene encoding atypical chemokine receptor 2 — METAHGGEEAVPPGIAWNMYLSNFRHRTTTGSHLSNTASKVATTTAATLLDAANSSDYSYEYLDEDDYMLYSLCTKEEVLSFSRVFLPSFYTVVFLVGLAGNVLLFIVLLMYIKKKKKMTEVYLLNLVVSDFLLLLTLPFWALYISQLVTWDILCPVLNAMYTVNFYSGVFFVSCMSLDMYLQIVHACSPHSSTTWRKSILILVVVWVLSILLSIPDGLFSSTRQSHNKTIMCTHDYGQKHLFWKVVFRVIQNILGFLFPFLFMVFCYSHIACVLTTSRMPGSRRALCLVFTLVGFFFILWAPYNVVLILHSLQDVGVIRSCESSRQLDYAMQITESLSFVHCCLNPLLYAFVKKRFRLYLWKIPQAVFRRSAFFDIQPSETSQSRSRYAAEIEMLTITNE, encoded by the exons ATGGAAACTGCCCACGGTGGAGAAGAAGCTGTT ccaCCTGGAATTGCCTGGAATATGTATTTAAGCAATTTTAGACACAGGACAACAACAG GCAGCCACTTGTCAAACACAGCTTCAAAAGTGGCAACAACAACAGCTGCCACTTTGCTGGATGCTGCCAATTCGAGCGACTACTCGTATGAGTACTTGGACGAGGACGATTACATGCTGTATAGCCTCTGCACAAAAGAAGAGGTACTCTCCTTTAGCAGAGTATTCTTGCCATCTTTTTACACTGTGGTCTTCCTGGTCGGGTTGGCAGGGAATGTCCTCCTGTTTATTGTCCTCCTTATGTacatcaagaagaaaaagaagatgacTGAAGTGTATCTGCTGAATCTGGTGGTTTCAGACTTCTTGTTGCTACTAACCCTTCCTTTTTGGGCTCTGTACATTTCTCAGTTGGTGACCTGGGACATATTGTGTCCAGTCTTAAATGCCATGTACACCGTGAATTTCTACAGTGGTGTCTTTTTTGTGAGCTGCATGAGTCTGGACATGTATCTGCAGATAGTTCATGCTTGCTCTCCTCACAGCTCCACGACATGGCGCAAGTCCATCCTCATCCTGGTGGTGGTATGGGTCCTTTCCATACTTCTCTCCATTCCTGATGGCCTCTTCAGCAGCACAAGGCAAAGCCACAACAAAACCATCATGTGCACCCATGATTATGGTCAGAAACACTTATTTTGGAAAGTTGTCTTTCGGGTCATTCAAAACATCCTGggtttcctttttcccttcctcttcatgGTGTTCTGCTATTCCCACATAGCGTGTGTCCTCACCACATCTCGTATGCCTGGCTCAAGGAGAGCGCTCTGCTTAGTCTTTACTCTGGTGGGTTTCTTCTTTATCCTGTGGGCACCTTATAACGTTGTCCTCATCCTTCACTCCCTGCAAGATGTTGGCGTGATCAGGAGCTGTGAAAGCAGTAGGCAGTTGGACTATGCCATGCAGATCACAGAGAGTTTGTCCTTTGTCCACTGCTGTCTCAACCCCTTGCTCTATGCTTTTGTGAAAAAACGATTCAGGTTATACTTATGGAAGATCCCTCAGGCCGTTTTCAGGAGAAGTGCTTTCTTTGACATCCAGCCCTCAGAGACAAGCCAGTCTCGCAGCAGATACGCAGCTGAGATAGAAATGTTGACTATCACAAATGaatga
- the HIGD1A gene encoding HIG1 domain family member 1A, mitochondrial: MSSGQESILSEYETDTSQTSKLLRKFKETPFVPIGMAGFAMVVGYGLYRLKHRGDMKMSLHLIHMRVAAQGFVVGALTCGVLYSMFQEYVVKPKE; this comes from the exons ATGTCATCCGGTCAGGAATCCATTTTGTCCGAGTATGAGACTGACACCAGCCAGACATCAAAGCTGCTAAGAAAATTTAAAGAGACGCCGTTTGTACCCATCG GGATGGCTGGCTTTGCCATGGTGGTTGGCTACGGGCTGTACAGACTGAAGCACAGAGGTGACATGAAAATGTCACTTCACTTGATTCACATGCGCGTGGCAGCCCAGGGCTTCGTCGTGGGAGCGCTAACGTGCG GTGTGCTGTACTCAATGTTTCAGGAGTACGTAGTGAAGCCCAAGGAGTAA
- the CCDC13 gene encoding coiled-coil domain-containing protein 13 isoform X3 — translation MESDVKVNEHFKSQFKAYQEQQQRRLQNLMERKKEKQNSQKGDNGNAEETFRIPNDLNLFETGQPVKEDDCKRLLEVENEQLQDQLREVRDENCRLYKLVTEKDFEIKQLQKKIQEDRLALSGASGLAGDVAATKIVELAKKNREITAETESEKAKVKQLNNKVKELEKELQTAVEKIHSLGGGDAGIKKSTLKMIEGNLAESPEVKALQEKLTTANFKVMEYRNQLQSAKQELKVTQKLLANEVGEDVNLQSLLTNSGSWRGRAQQILVLQSKVRELENQLGQNKTRTSLRDIDEELLVLTDPRKLSAQEKNLLKIRSLEKEKKETLEKLTGERDALQKSHEEVKKKLDASKARNKVLGSEVKTLKGQIITLLEKGKHDDELIDALLSQQKQMQEILKHLSQQDEKNKESQQILGQHLNSEVQKQNCLIEQLRQMVAEREAKVKELEEEIGQLALQKKSAHQGDGSGAADTTPSEHSEDPGLTLLKPLASGSNPAGRIGSARAVSKMGHTLVESAATKPSLLSNNITPGRLAGTDSLDLKALQTQITEHKALCQAAEVERDRLLELVTVLQKRVEEGSDKVLEAEKRLQEERRRCVILEQQLEKLQMEPGRNKNAQKPPLRSKTGL, via the exons ATGGAGTCAGACGTAAAAGtgaatgaacattttaaaagccagttTAAGGCTTATCAAGAACAACAGCAAAGGAGGCTGCAAAATCtaatggagaggaagaaagaaaagcagaacagtcAGAAGGGTGATAATGGCAACGCAGAGGAGACTTTCAGAATCCCGAATGATCTAAACCTGTTTGAAACAGGACAACCTGTAAAGGAAGATGACTGCAAAAG GTTGCTTGAGGTTGAAAACGAGCAGCTCCAGGATCAGCTTCGAGAGGTCCGAGATGAGAACTGCAGACTATACAAACTGGTGACGGagaaagattttgaaataaagcaactccagaaaaaaatacaggaggACAGATTGGCTTTGTCGG GGGCGTCTGGTTTAGCTGGAGATGTTGCAGCTACTAAAATAGTTGAATTGGCCAAAAAGAATCGTGAGATAACTGCCGAGACTGAGAGTGAAAAAGCCAAAGTGAAGCAACTGAATAATAAAGTCAAAGAGCTGGAGAAAGAA ctacagACAGCGgtagaaaaaatacattctctTGGTGGTGGCGATGCAGGAATCAAAAAATCAACTCTGAAGATGATAGAAGGAAACTTG GCTGAAAGTCCAGAGGTGAAAGCATTGCAGGAAAAATTAACCACAGCCAACTTCAAAGTGATGGAGTATCGTAACCAACTCCAGTCTGCAAAACAGGAACTGAAGGTGACCCAAAAG CTTTTAGCAAATGAGGTTGGCGAGGATGTGAATCTTCAAAGCCTCTTGACCAATTCTGGCAGCTGGCGTGGACGAGCCCAGCAAATTCTTGTTCTCCAAAGTAAG GTTCGAGAGCTGGAGAATCAGTTAGGTCAAAACAAGACCAGAACATCACTGAGAGACATTGATGAGGAGTTGCTGGTCCTTACTGATCCAAGGAAGTTGTCAGCCCAAGAGAAGAACTTGCTGAAGATTCGCagcttggaaaaagaaaagaaagaaactttggAG AAACTCACTGGGGAACGTGATGCTCTCCAAAAAAGTCAtgaggaagtgaaaaaaaaacttgatgCATCGAAAGCCAGGAATAAAGTACTGGGCAGCGAAGTGAAAACCCTGAAGGGACAGATCATAACCttgctggagaaaggaaaacacgACGATGAGCTCATAGACGCCTTACTG AGCcagcagaaacaaatgcagGAGATCTTAAAGCACCTGAGCCAGCAGGATGAGAAGAACAAAGAGTCCCAGCAGATACTAGGACAGCACTTGAACAGTGAggttcagaaacaaaactgccTTATAGAGCAGCTCAGGCAGATGGTGGCTGAACGAGAAGCAAAGGTTAAAGAGCTGGAAGAGGAGATTGGGCAACTCGCACTTCAG AAGAAATCTGCCCATCAAGGGGACGGTTCAGGAGCTGCTGATACAACACCTTCTGAGCACTCAGAAGATCCAGGTCTCACTCTGCTTAAGCCTCTGGCATCAGGCAGCAATCCGGCTGGAAGGATTGGATCTGCTCG CGCAGTGTCCAAGATGGGCCATACCCTTGTAGAGTCGGCGGCTACTAAGCCTTCCCTTCTCAGTAATAACATCACACCTGGAAG gCTTGCTGGCACTGACAGCCTGGATTTGAAAGCACTGCAGACCCAGATCACGGAGCACAAGGcgctctgccaggctgctgaAGTGGAAAGAGACAGGCTTCTGGAACTGGtcactgtgctgcagaaaag GGTGGAGGAAGGCAGCGATAAAGTCTTGGAAGCTGAGAAGAGGCTTCAGGAAGAGCGGCGGCGATGTGTCATTTTGGAACAGCAGCTTGAAAAACTGCAAATGGAGCCAGGGAGGAacaaaaatgcacagaaacCTCCCCTGAGGAGCAAAACAG